From Halodesulfovibrio sp., a single genomic window includes:
- a CDS encoding cobalamin biosynthesis protein: protein MNTAHNIAVYAVTPKGVALARTLVDALGGSIFMPARMIEADAPEHETGFENLRACVADTFSTFSTHIFITAAGIAVRAIAPHLVSKDVDPAVIVMDQKGQHVVSLLSGHLGGANDMASTLAQLVGGVPVITTATDTEKLPSLDVIAAQAGCAIYNLNAVKHVNGALLAGEKVVLDDPADVLGLKRGEYSELFIPAELVPFSEEDVPSVVVSWRSAELLEPEEKTLLLHPKVLCVGVGAKRGISADVVNSCIQEIFEKHDMALESISCLASVDAKANEQGILDVAESLKVPFVTFAADILDTVDVPNPSDAPKQAVGTKSVAEAAALHCASLKHGARLVVEKQKGDGVTVAIALEI, encoded by the coding sequence ATGAATACCGCACATAACATTGCTGTATATGCAGTAACACCAAAAGGCGTAGCGTTAGCGCGCACGCTTGTGGATGCTCTGGGTGGCAGTATTTTTATGCCAGCACGCATGATTGAAGCAGATGCACCGGAGCATGAAACTGGCTTTGAAAACTTACGTGCTTGTGTTGCCGATACGTTCAGCACCTTTTCTACTCATATTTTTATTACAGCCGCCGGTATTGCTGTGCGTGCTATTGCACCGCATTTAGTGAGCAAAGATGTCGACCCCGCAGTTATCGTCATGGATCAAAAAGGGCAGCATGTTGTCAGCCTGCTTTCCGGTCATCTTGGCGGTGCCAATGATATGGCAAGCACGCTTGCTCAACTGGTCGGCGGTGTCCCTGTCATTACAACAGCCACAGATACAGAAAAGTTACCTTCGCTAGATGTTATAGCAGCACAGGCTGGATGCGCTATTTATAATCTCAACGCAGTAAAGCATGTTAACGGGGCATTGCTCGCGGGAGAAAAGGTTGTTTTAGATGACCCTGCCGATGTTCTGGGCTTAAAACGGGGCGAATACTCCGAGCTTTTTATTCCGGCAGAGCTTGTGCCGTTTTCGGAAGAAGATGTTCCAAGTGTCGTTGTTTCGTGGCGTAGTGCAGAATTGCTTGAGCCAGAAGAAAAAACTTTGTTGCTGCATCCTAAAGTGCTGTGCGTTGGTGTTGGCGCTAAGCGTGGTATTTCGGCAGATGTTGTTAACAGTTGTATTCAGGAAATTTTTGAAAAACATGACATGGCATTAGAAAGTATTTCTTGTCTGGCATCAGTTGATGCTAAAGCAAATGAACAAGGAATACTGGATGTAGCCGAATCGCTTAAGGTTCCTTTTGTCACGTTTGCAGCAGATATATTGGATACCGTGGATGTTCCTAACCCTTCTGATGCACCGAAACAGGCTGTCGGTACCAAAAGTGTAGCAGAGGCAGCCGCACTTCATTGTGCTTCCCTAAAGCATGGCGCACGGCTGGTTGTAGAAAAACAAAAAGGTGATGGCGTAACCGTCGCTATCGCTTTGGAGATATAA
- the cobJ gene encoding precorrin-3B C(17)-methyltransferase, with amino-acid sequence MGSSLKVVGLGPGDSALLTPQAQKAIADADVIVGYTLYVDLVSDALKEGKEIISTGMMGEMARCEKAIEVARSGKNTVVVCSGDPGIYAMSGLIYELAEEYLDTLEIEVVAGIPALSAASALLGAPLMHDFAVISLSDLLTEWDVIEKRLKAAAEADFVIVLYNPKSKRRDWQIEKALDIVREVRSADTPVGLVKSAYRNEQEVIVFSLNSFDISQVNMLSTIIIGNSSTRMIGENIVTPRGYLNKYRK; translated from the coding sequence ATGGGTTCTTCGTTAAAAGTTGTCGGACTTGGTCCCGGCGACAGTGCTTTGCTGACACCGCAGGCGCAGAAAGCTATTGCGGATGCGGATGTCATTGTCGGATACACATTGTATGTTGATCTGGTTTCAGATGCGTTAAAAGAAGGCAAAGAAATTATTTCAACGGGCATGATGGGCGAAATGGCTCGCTGTGAAAAAGCAATAGAAGTGGCACGAAGCGGTAAAAATACTGTTGTTGTCTGTTCTGGTGATCCGGGGATTTATGCTATGTCCGGATTGATTTATGAACTGGCAGAAGAATATCTTGATACACTCGAAATAGAAGTTGTAGCCGGTATCCCTGCTCTGTCTGCTGCTTCTGCCCTGCTTGGCGCGCCTCTCATGCATGACTTTGCAGTCATAAGCCTTTCTGATCTTCTGACAGAATGGGACGTGATTGAAAAACGTTTAAAAGCAGCTGCTGAAGCGGATTTTGTGATTGTACTCTATAATCCAAAATCTAAACGCAGAGACTGGCAGATAGAGAAGGCTCTTGATATTGTGAGAGAGGTTCGTAGTGCTGATACACCGGTCGGTCTGGTGAAGTCTGCCTATCGTAACGAGCAGGAAGTCATTGTTTTTTCTCTGAATTCCTTTGACATAAGTCAAGTAAATATGCTTTCTACTATAATAATAGGCAATTCTTCAACACGAATGATAGGTGAGAACATTGTAACGCCACGCGGGTATCTTAACAAATACCGCAAATAA
- a CDS encoding cytochrome c3 family protein encodes MLHRYLVPSVPLVLSLFFAAVCIAAAQEAPQEPIVIGVPAGAQLKKPKVMFSHAPHAALQCESCHHMLKQNPDVYSCSSKGCHDLGNPASSKDRKSIAYFRNAFHANSKVSCNGCHKSLKKAGKPAGPTSCKKCHTVK; translated from the coding sequence ATGTTACATCGCTATTTAGTTCCGTCTGTTCCGCTTGTTTTATCGCTGTTTTTTGCAGCGGTCTGTATTGCTGCGGCTCAAGAAGCGCCGCAGGAACCTATAGTTATCGGCGTACCTGCCGGAGCACAGCTGAAAAAACCGAAAGTGATGTTTTCTCATGCCCCTCATGCTGCTTTGCAGTGTGAATCCTGCCACCACATGCTTAAACAGAATCCAGATGTTTACTCATGTTCTTCTAAAGGGTGTCATGATCTTGGCAATCCTGCGTCTTCAAAAGACCGCAAATCTATTGCCTACTTCAGAAACGCATTCCATGCGAACAGTAAAGTAAGTTGTAATGGCTGTCATAAGTCGCTTAAAAAGGCAGGAAAGCCTGCTGGACCGACTTCATGCAAGAAGTGCCATACAGTGAAGTAA
- a CDS encoding cytochrome c3 family protein — translation MKRVMVLALAAVLCVAFSMVAYAVDVPTGPVKMDATKKPVIFNHDTHKDYKCGECHHPVDGKENYQKCATAGCHSAAKADKKKAGSYYKIVHNKKAGKKSGIATCISCHKKVAGKDKAQKKALTGCKKSKCHP, via the coding sequence ATGAAAAGAGTAATGGTACTCGCTTTGGCTGCAGTGCTTTGTGTTGCTTTTTCTATGGTTGCTTATGCTGTTGATGTTCCAACTGGTCCAGTAAAAATGGATGCAACCAAGAAACCGGTTATTTTTAACCACGACACCCACAAAGACTACAAATGTGGTGAATGTCACCACCCGGTAGACGGTAAAGAAAACTACCAGAAATGTGCTACCGCTGGCTGTCACTCTGCTGCTAAAGCCGATAAAAAGAAAGCTGGTTCTTACTACAAAATCGTTCATAACAAAAAAGCTGGTAAGAAATCCGGTATTGCAACCTGTATCTCTTGTCACAAAAAAGTTGCTGGCAAAGATAAAGCTCAGAAAAAAGCTCTCACTGGTTGTAAAAAGTCTAAGTGTCACCCATAG
- a CDS encoding acetate uptake transporter, with the protein MRDYLANPAPLGLMGFGMTTVLLNIHNAGFFPISSMILAMGIFYGGIAQVIAGIMEFKKGNTFGTTAFTSYGLFWLSLVALIVMPKFGWAEPTPHAYMGCYLAMWGLLTLFLFLGTLKGNFCIKFIFASLTVLFFLLAARDFTGSALIGTIAGYEGIVCGLSAIYLAMAEVLNEVYDRVVLPIG; encoded by the coding sequence ATGCGTGACTATTTGGCAAATCCAGCACCACTTGGGCTTATGGGTTTTGGTATGACAACAGTGTTGTTGAACATTCACAACGCTGGTTTCTTTCCAATTTCTTCAATGATTCTGGCTATGGGTATTTTTTACGGCGGTATTGCACAGGTAATAGCCGGTATTATGGAATTTAAAAAAGGCAATACCTTCGGCACAACAGCGTTTACTTCTTACGGTCTTTTCTGGCTTTCGCTGGTAGCGTTAATCGTAATGCCTAAGTTTGGCTGGGCAGAACCGACACCGCATGCATACATGGGGTGCTACCTTGCAATGTGGGGACTTCTTACCTTGTTCTTGTTCCTTGGAACGCTTAAAGGCAATTTCTGCATCAAGTTCATCTTCGCTTCCCTTACAGTGCTCTTTTTCTTGCTTGCAGCTCGTGATTTCACAGGATCTGCACTTATTGGCACAATTGCAGGATACGAAGGCATAGTGTGTGGTTTGTCAGCAATTTATCTTGCAATGGCAGAAGTTCTTAACGAAGTTTACGACAGAGTTGTTCTGCCAATTGGCTAA
- a CDS encoding substrate-binding domain-containing protein, translated as MNKSCQPTIRDIAREAKVSIATVSRYLNMPEKVRKETGERIQRIIDKHNYRCNFAAKALATQRTKTIGYIIPAVNNQIYSECARGVQDEAQLHGYQVFIASAEYNRQREKQMVENFLERRVDGIILTVSDSMGDIAQKLYQEKIPAVNLFNKQGCLPCVSVDNVQASYDATEYMVKLGHKNFAMLGVPFTASDRCRMRYEGFLRCLQDNDIPTHPQSFVQVSSNTLDCSEGVEKLMNSSNPPTAILASNDLVAINTISALRRLGFEIPKDVSVIGFDDIPMAKHVWPPLTTVLQPGYRMGRQATAVLLDILRTGKHPEETISSVQHDLIIRESSGVPPR; from the coding sequence ATGAACAAATCTTGCCAGCCGACAATTAGGGATATTGCCCGTGAGGCAAAAGTTTCTATCGCAACTGTTTCGCGGTACCTGAACATGCCAGAAAAGGTGCGCAAGGAAACAGGGGAGCGTATTCAGCGCATTATCGACAAGCACAACTACCGTTGTAACTTTGCGGCTAAAGCACTGGCTACCCAGCGTACTAAAACCATTGGCTATATTATTCCTGCGGTTAACAACCAGATTTATAGTGAGTGTGCGCGTGGTGTGCAGGATGAAGCCCAGCTTCATGGGTATCAGGTTTTTATCGCCAGTGCGGAATACAACCGCCAGCGTGAAAAACAGATGGTAGAAAATTTCCTTGAGCGTCGCGTTGACGGTATTATTCTTACCGTATCCGACTCAATGGGCGATATTGCACAAAAGCTGTATCAGGAAAAAATTCCTGCTGTGAACTTATTCAATAAGCAGGGCTGTCTACCATGTGTTTCTGTTGATAACGTGCAAGCAAGTTACGATGCTACCGAGTACATGGTAAAACTCGGTCATAAAAATTTTGCAATGCTTGGTGTGCCGTTTACAGCTTCTGACCGTTGCCGCATGCGATACGAAGGATTTTTACGTTGTTTGCAGGACAACGACATCCCGACTCACCCGCAGAGTTTTGTACAAGTTTCTTCTAATACTCTCGACTGCTCAGAGGGTGTTGAAAAATTAATGAACTCATCCAATCCTCCTACCGCAATCCTTGCTTCCAACGACCTTGTAGCAATTAACACTATCAGTGCGCTCCGCCGTCTTGGATTTGAGATTCCTAAAGATGTATCTGTTATTGGATTTGACGATATTCCAATGGCAAAGCATGTTTGGCCGCCACTGACTACAGTGTTGCAGCCGGGATACCGAATGGGACGTCAAGCTACAGCAGTGTTGCTGGATATTTTGCGAACCGGAAAGCATCCTGAAGAAACGATTTCTTCAGTACAACATGATTTAATTATTAGAGAATCATCCGGTGTGCCGCCGCGGTAG
- a CDS encoding BCCT family transporter, producing MGIHSNLTNSDGAKIKYDVHPYIFFISAGLIVLLVALTLYLGKDIKDFFGIVQTGISTYTGWFFVLTMNVILVSVLLFMFSRFGDIRLGGDDAVPEFSTAGWFAMLFSAGMGIGLLFYGVAEPMFHFISSPFSDTPGSPEAARRAMDLTFLHWGLHPWSVYAIVGLSLAFFSFNKGYPLTIRSAFVPLLGDRVNGPIGYAIDISATVATLFGVATSLGIGVQQVNAGLFHVFGVPQTTNVQLLLVCGITLIATYSVVRGLDAGIRKLSEINISLALALMFFVLLLGPTLFILNALVENIGIYLQNFMQLSTWNETYENSSWQNGWTVFYWGWWIGWSPFVGMFIARISKGRTIREFIAGVLLVPTLVTFVWITVFGNSALFIDMFGGGGIAKAVQENVPVSLFVLLEHFPFSSVTSVLGIAVVITFFVTSSDSGSLVIDIITANGNQSPPVAQRVFWALMEGAVAATLLYGGGLIALQTATITAGLPFGIILLFMAYSLFRGLKDYSGPQQFYVDPEMKPKKISITPKAFPAKRRRHKIR from the coding sequence TTGGGTATCCATTCAAACCTCACCAACAGTGACGGGGCGAAAATAAAATATGATGTGCATCCGTATATTTTCTTTATTTCTGCTGGGTTAATTGTTCTGCTCGTAGCTTTGACCCTTTATCTGGGTAAAGACATTAAAGACTTTTTCGGAATAGTTCAGACAGGTATTTCAACATACACCGGTTGGTTTTTCGTTCTTACAATGAACGTTATTCTCGTCAGTGTACTGCTTTTCATGTTCTCCAGATTCGGGGACATTCGACTTGGCGGCGATGATGCTGTTCCAGAGTTCAGTACTGCTGGATGGTTTGCTATGCTGTTCAGCGCCGGTATGGGGATTGGTTTGCTTTTTTACGGTGTTGCCGAACCAATGTTTCATTTTATTTCTTCACCGTTTTCAGACACTCCCGGCTCTCCTGAAGCCGCACGACGGGCAATGGATTTAACTTTTCTGCACTGGGGACTTCACCCTTGGAGCGTATATGCCATTGTAGGTCTTTCTCTTGCTTTCTTCTCTTTCAATAAAGGCTACCCGCTTACAATCCGTTCTGCATTTGTGCCACTGCTTGGGGATAGGGTTAACGGACCTATAGGGTACGCAATTGATATTTCAGCTACTGTTGCAACATTGTTCGGTGTTGCCACATCGTTAGGTATTGGAGTGCAACAGGTGAATGCCGGTTTGTTCCATGTGTTCGGCGTTCCCCAAACTACCAATGTTCAACTTTTGCTTGTTTGCGGAATCACGCTTATTGCTACCTACTCTGTTGTGCGTGGGTTGGATGCCGGTATCCGTAAACTGAGCGAGATTAACATCAGCCTTGCTCTTGCCTTGATGTTTTTTGTGCTCCTGCTCGGACCAACGTTATTTATTCTGAATGCCCTCGTTGAAAACATCGGTATTTATCTGCAAAACTTCATGCAGCTTTCAACTTGGAATGAAACCTACGAAAACTCCTCATGGCAAAATGGTTGGACTGTTTTTTATTGGGGCTGGTGGATTGGGTGGTCACCGTTTGTAGGTATGTTTATTGCCCGTATTTCTAAAGGTCGCACCATTCGTGAGTTCATCGCAGGGGTGCTTCTTGTTCCAACGTTGGTAACCTTTGTCTGGATTACCGTATTCGGTAACAGTGCCTTGTTCATCGATATGTTCGGTGGCGGAGGTATTGCCAAAGCCGTACAGGAAAACGTTCCTGTTTCTCTGTTTGTGTTGCTTGAGCACTTCCCGTTCTCTTCAGTAACAAGTGTGCTTGGCATCGCTGTTGTCATTACCTTCTTTGTTACCTCTTCTGACTCCGGCTCACTCGTTATTGATATCATCACCGCAAACGGTAACCAAAGTCCTCCGGTGGCGCAGCGTGTATTCTGGGCACTTATGGAAGGTGCTGTAGCTGCAACGTTGCTTTATGGCGGTGGACTTATTGCTCTGCAAACAGCAACAATCACAGCAGGGCTGCCATTCGGGATTATTCTGCTCTTTATGGCGTACAGCTTGTTCAGAGGGCTTAAAGACTACTCCGGTCCTCAGCAATTTTATGTTGATCCTGAGATGAAGCCTAAAAAAATCAGCATTACGCCTAAAGCATTTCCTGCTAAACGTCGTCGTCATAAAATTCGCTAG
- a CDS encoding serine protease: MYTTSAEKFTGGCMMLMRQSESGAAFLGSCFLVHEDGYMLTTSHLFGENYEDLCVVPYAPEATDFQTISREHVRSIPVEVISVDKDRDIALLALDVDADIVMPDFLLGNTEALRLGAPLVSLGYPFGFQNMHHLTVVSSVVSSKLISPLGNNHILFDTRVHAGDVGGPLVSVNEDRIVGIVCGRYCPMADGSSISSYSREQALDTDLSYAIAIEHGIKLMLEEDLEII, encoded by the coding sequence ATGTATACAACTTCTGCAGAAAAATTCACTGGCGGCTGTATGATGCTTATGCGACAGAGCGAGTCAGGGGCAGCGTTCCTTGGTTCTTGCTTTCTTGTCCATGAAGATGGCTACATGCTTACAACAAGTCATCTGTTCGGTGAGAATTATGAAGATCTTTGCGTGGTGCCATATGCGCCTGAAGCCACAGACTTTCAAACAATCAGCCGTGAGCATGTCCGGTCCATTCCGGTTGAAGTAATTAGCGTAGATAAAGATCGGGATATCGCATTGCTAGCTCTCGATGTTGATGCGGATATCGTCATGCCGGATTTCCTTTTAGGGAATACAGAGGCGTTGCGTCTTGGTGCACCGCTTGTGAGCTTGGGATATCCTTTCGGTTTTCAGAACATGCATCACCTGACGGTCGTGAGCTCCGTTGTGAGTTCAAAGCTTATTTCTCCGCTCGGCAACAACCATATTCTCTTCGACACCCGTGTGCATGCCGGGGATGTGGGAGGACCACTTGTAAGTGTGAACGAAGACCGTATTGTGGGCATTGTCTGCGGACGATACTGTCCAATGGCAGACGGTAGCTCTATTTCTTCTTATTCCCGTGAGCAGGCACTGGATACGGATTTATCGTATGCTATTGCAATTGAGCACGGTATAAAGCTTATGCTCGAAGAAGATTTAGAAATAATTTAG
- the purE gene encoding 5-(carboxyamino)imidazole ribonucleotide mutase — protein sequence MPQVAIFMGSASDEETMRPCTQLLDQLKISYIFTVSSAHRTPERTEHLVDTLEADGCQVFICAAGMAAHLAGAVAARTLKPVIGVPVTASNLSGLDAMLATVQMPPGYPVATVALDKAGAKNAAWLAAQMIALTDSSIAVNLKAAREEGKAAVVKSAEELEARYRK from the coding sequence ATGCCTCAAGTTGCTATTTTCATGGGCAGCGCTTCCGATGAAGAAACGATGCGACCATGCACCCAGCTATTAGACCAACTTAAGATTTCGTACATCTTCACTGTCAGTTCTGCTCACAGAACACCAGAGCGCACAGAGCATCTGGTGGATACTCTTGAAGCAGACGGTTGTCAGGTTTTCATCTGTGCTGCGGGTATGGCTGCGCACCTTGCCGGTGCTGTAGCTGCACGCACACTTAAACCAGTTATCGGCGTACCTGTCACTGCATCCAACCTTTCTGGTCTGGACGCAATGCTTGCAACGGTTCAAATGCCTCCGGGATATCCGGTTGCGACTGTTGCGCTCGATAAAGCTGGTGCTAAAAACGCCGCATGGCTTGCTGCTCAGATGATTGCACTTACAGACAGCAGCATAGCAGTTAACCTTAAAGCTGCGCGTGAAGAAGGCAAAGCCGCTGTTGTCAAAAGCGCGGAAGAACTGGAAGCACGTTACCGCAAGTAA
- the purD gene encoding phosphoribosylamine--glycine ligase: MRILIVGSGGREHALAWKLRQSAEVEEIFIAPGNGGTALEGTNVPIKADDLPALVAFAKEKAIDLVVPGPELPLVLGIKDALDLEGIPCFGPNAFAAQLEGSKAFAKKIMQEAGVPTAAFGVFEDFSEARDFVLDKGAPIVVKADGLAAGKGVIVAQSTDEAIQALEEIMVQKSFGDSGKHVVVEECLVGEEASFICFCDGNTVKPLPSSQDHKAVFDGDTGPNTGGMGAYSPAPVLPSSRYDEIIESVMKPVVTLLGSKDKPFIGILYAGLMMTENGPYVLEFNVRFGDPECQPLLMRLDCDLAEVMMACVQGKLAETPLLIKDETTLGVVVAADGYPGAYPKGMAITGFAEAEALGNVKVFQAGTTIENGQTVSTGGRVLCVTALDVDLAAAQKRAYEALKHVKMDNAYYRKDIGFKGLQ; this comes from the coding sequence GTGCGGATTCTTATCGTCGGTTCCGGTGGTCGTGAACACGCCCTCGCATGGAAACTTCGTCAGAGTGCAGAGGTTGAAGAAATTTTCATCGCACCGGGTAATGGTGGTACTGCGCTTGAAGGTACGAACGTACCGATTAAAGCAGATGATCTTCCCGCACTGGTGGCTTTCGCCAAAGAAAAGGCTATTGATCTCGTTGTTCCGGGTCCTGAACTCCCTTTGGTTCTTGGAATCAAAGATGCTCTTGATCTGGAAGGGATTCCCTGCTTCGGTCCAAACGCATTTGCAGCCCAGCTGGAAGGCTCTAAAGCATTTGCCAAAAAGATTATGCAGGAAGCCGGTGTACCCACAGCTGCGTTCGGTGTATTTGAAGACTTTTCTGAAGCCCGCGACTTTGTCTTAGATAAAGGAGCCCCTATTGTTGTTAAGGCAGATGGTCTTGCAGCCGGTAAAGGGGTTATTGTGGCTCAATCCACAGACGAAGCCATTCAAGCGCTCGAAGAGATCATGGTACAAAAATCCTTCGGTGATTCAGGAAAACATGTTGTTGTCGAAGAATGTCTTGTGGGTGAAGAAGCATCCTTTATCTGTTTTTGCGATGGCAACACCGTTAAGCCGCTCCCTTCTTCTCAGGATCATAAAGCAGTATTCGACGGCGACACAGGTCCTAATACTGGCGGTATGGGCGCGTATAGCCCTGCTCCGGTTTTGCCTTCCAGTCGCTATGACGAAATCATCGAATCTGTCATGAAGCCTGTTGTTACTCTTCTCGGAAGCAAAGATAAGCCGTTTATCGGCATTCTGTACGCAGGGCTTATGATGACAGAAAACGGCCCTTACGTACTTGAATTTAACGTACGCTTTGGTGATCCTGAATGTCAGCCGCTCCTTATGCGTCTTGATTGTGATCTTGCAGAAGTAATGATGGCATGTGTTCAAGGCAAATTAGCAGAAACCCCGCTTCTTATTAAAGACGAAACTACACTGGGCGTTGTTGTTGCTGCGGATGGATATCCCGGAGCCTACCCGAAAGGTATGGCGATAACCGGTTTTGCAGAAGCAGAAGCACTCGGCAACGTGAAGGTTTTTCAAGCCGGTACAACCATTGAAAATGGGCAAACCGTCTCTACTGGCGGACGGGTTCTTTGTGTAACAGCGCTCGATGTTGATCTTGCTGCTGCACAAAAACGTGCTTACGAAGCCCTCAAGCACGTTAAAATGGATAATGCTTACTACCGTAAGGATATTGGATTTAAAGGCTTACAATAA
- a CDS encoding mechanosensitive ion channel domain-containing protein codes for MLDVQKMSEEITSIISTWAFTSGTNILYALGITGVGLWVARYFSRIARVWLEKYKVDSLQAGFLATILQYAIIITALLTAASRVGMNMTSLIAVFGAAALAIGLAIKDNLSNFSSGILLVFFHPFAKGDYIEVSATTGFVESIELFCTILNTTDNKKVFIPNSLVMNSVITNYSANDIRRVDLSIGIEYDANIPAARDVLESAVRDHPQVLTTPAPVVAVEALADSSVNITVRAWVPTSLYLASRFELLEKCKTALAEQGFSIPFPQMDVHMNK; via the coding sequence ATGCTCGATGTTCAAAAAATGAGTGAAGAAATTACATCCATTATCTCTACATGGGCTTTTACCAGTGGTACAAACATTCTTTATGCGCTGGGCATAACAGGTGTAGGGCTGTGGGTAGCCCGATACTTTTCCAGAATTGCACGCGTATGGCTGGAAAAATATAAAGTTGATTCTCTTCAGGCTGGCTTCCTCGCAACTATATTGCAATATGCCATTATCATAACAGCACTTCTCACAGCCGCCTCCCGTGTTGGAATGAACATGACCTCGCTGATTGCAGTTTTTGGTGCTGCCGCGTTAGCAATTGGTCTTGCTATCAAGGACAACTTATCCAACTTTTCATCAGGCATCTTGCTTGTATTTTTTCATCCATTTGCCAAAGGTGATTATATAGAAGTTTCTGCAACCACGGGTTTTGTTGAATCTATCGAATTATTTTGCACTATCCTGAACACTACAGACAATAAAAAAGTGTTTATCCCCAACAGCTTGGTAATGAATAGCGTCATCACAAATTACAGTGCTAATGACATTCGGAGGGTCGATTTATCTATCGGCATTGAATATGATGCTAATATTCCGGCAGCGAGGGATGTTTTAGAAAGCGCAGTAAGAGACCACCCTCAAGTGCTAACCACTCCTGCTCCAGTGGTTGCGGTTGAAGCTCTTGCCGACAGCAGCGTGAATATTACAGTGCGCGCTTGGGTTCCTACTTCATTGTATCTGGCTTCCAGATTTGAATTACTGGAAAAGTGTAAAACGGCTCTTGCAGAACAAGGTTTTTCCATTCCGTTTCCTCAAATGGATGTTCACATGAACAAATAA
- a CDS encoding universal stress protein, producing the protein MFFKKILVPVDGSKHAMLAKRRALAIAERMDAEIVLVHVLDTIPAIIGGHAREELHADMKADAQKIFDEYIPGLKEKNVKYKTKIVSGRPFDAICTVADEEKCDLICIGARGLSDVEGMFLGSVSSAIISHCHIPVLVVR; encoded by the coding sequence ATGTTTTTTAAAAAGATTCTGGTGCCTGTTGATGGTTCAAAGCATGCAATGCTTGCAAAGCGCAGAGCGCTGGCTATTGCGGAACGTATGGATGCAGAAATAGTATTAGTACATGTTCTTGATACTATTCCTGCCATAATCGGCGGGCATGCACGCGAAGAGTTACACGCAGATATGAAAGCTGATGCGCAGAAAATTTTTGACGAATATATTCCGGGGCTGAAAGAAAAGAATGTGAAGTACAAAACTAAGATCGTATCTGGTCGTCCGTTTGATGCCATCTGTACGGTTGCAGACGAAGAAAAGTGCGATCTTATTTGCATCGGTGCGCGTGGATTGAGCGATGTGGAAGGTATGTTCCTTGGTAGTGTTTCCTCTGCTATAATATCTCACTGCCACATCCCTGTGCTGGTTGTGCGCTAA